A window of Clostridium sp. Marseille-P299 contains these coding sequences:
- a CDS encoding X2-like carbohydrate binding domain-containing protein yields MTPTTASFDKYTSNQADIPVTVTLNGNVFNGIKNGTTTLVAGTDYIISGNTVTISKSYLAKQSTGTTKLTFDFSAGADPVLTITITDSTPSASISLTAAEFDKGATNPEDIVVILTLNDHSFVAIKNGSNTLTQGVDYTVSGNTVTILNSYLANQAIGKVNLIFQFSAGNDATLTVTVKDSSIVVSGDIKIQMFNGNTSATTNGIAPRIKLSNTGTSAIALSDVVLRYYYTIDGEKVQNFWCDWSSAGSSNVTGKFVKLDLAKTDADYYLEIGFTSGAGTLAAGGSIEVQVRFSKADWTNYTQTEDYSFSSTNSSYVDWEKMTGYVGGNLAWGVEP; encoded by the coding sequence ATTACACCTACTACAGCAAGCTTTGATAAATATACAAGCAATCAGGCAGATATTCCAGTTACAGTTACTTTAAATGGTAACGTGTTTAATGGTATTAAGAATGGAACAACTACTTTGGTAGCTGGTACAGATTATATCATTTCAGGAAATACAGTTACAATTTCAAAGAGTTACTTAGCAAAACAAAGTACTGGTACTACAAAACTAACATTTGATTTTAGTGCTGGAGCTGATCCAGTATTAACAATTACAATAACAGATTCAACACCAAGTGCATCTATTTCTTTAACTGCTGCCGAGTTTGATAAAGGGGCTACGAATCCAGAAGATATAGTTGTAATACTCACTTTAAATGATCACTCATTCGTTGCAATTAAAAATGGTTCTAATACATTAACTCAAGGAGTTGATTATACTGTTTCAGGTAATACGGTTACGATATTAAATTCTTACTTAGCAAATCAAGCGATTGGTAAGGTTAACTTAATCTTTCAATTTAGTGCTGGTAATGATGCTACACTTACAGTTACAGTGAAAGATTCATCAATTGTTGTTTCAGGAGATATAAAGATACAAATGTTTAATGGTAACACGAGTGCAACTACAAATGGAATTGCACCTAGAATTAAACTTTCTAATACTGGTACTTCTGCAATTGCATTATCGGATGTTGTGCTTAGATATTATTACACGATTGATGGTGAGAAAGTACAGAATTTCTGGTGTGATTGGTCTAGCGCAGGGAGTTCTAATGTAACTGGTAAATTTGTGAAATTAGATCTTGCAAAAACAGATGCAGACTATTATTTAGAAATAGGATTTACCTCTGGTGCTGGTACATTAGCAGCAGGTGGAAGTATTGAGGTTCAAGTTAGATTTTCCAAAGCAGATTGGACTAATTATACGCAAACGGAAGATTATTCATTTAGTTCCACAAATTCTTCATACGTAGATTGGGAAAAGATGACTGGATATGTAGGTGGGAATTTAGCATGGGGAGTTGAACCTTAG
- a CDS encoding pectate lyase family protein: MRATKEGLKKVVALLLATSTVFYSQVNVNAASNVTTRSTNEIILNESGGWLESAYVEWTPISTASGYNVYYKAADASNAEFKQLDNDLIRQYSTYCRADVLGLEKGNYIIKVVPIINNSEATSFAISETISVAEQVREGFAFAKQSPMGTGSGGYNDDGTVPSNAQIIYVTADTVNTVQLDVITNSKGSTTTATGLANILTLRQKGYDKTPLIIRIIGKIDGSDITGLNSNGYLQVKGCYNVTIEGVGEDATAYGWGMLLRDAHNVEVRNLGFMLFPDDGISLDTNNENIWVHNNDILYGAAGSDADQVKGDGSCDVKGFSNYVTVSYNHFFDSGKSSLCGMSDSKEFFVTYHHNWFDHSDSRHPRIRVGTIHIYNNYFDGNSKYGVGVTKGSSAFVEANYFRNCKYPMLSSLQGTDIYGGSTGTFSGEAGGMIKAYNNKIEGATRLVYAQEDATQFDAYLATSRNEKVTDTYKTVSGGTTYNNFDTNASVIYDYTPDAPENVEAEVTAYAGRMNGGDFSWTFNNAVDDTSSAVNAELMSAIKSYTSDLKSVGGNSIVVSPEVTPTVAPTVAPTVTVAPTATPEPTTAPTVTVAPTVAPTVTVAPTKAPEVTETPVVSQSAGAKTNLYDIADSEFTNVLYVSPSGTSTATGTYDSPLDLETAIANASTLDGVAIILKEGTYVFDHQITISADNSGTASAYKVLKASKGAKVTLDFSSQAYSNDTSLNARGIQLNANYWYVGGITIYGAADNGMMLSGSHNIIENCVFDSNRDTGLQISRSSSSVTDFNDWPSYNTILNCTSKNNCDPATYENADGFAAKLTCGEGNVFDGCLSYNNSDDGWDLFAKTETGPIGVVTIKNSIAMRNGVTENGTTNANCDGNGFKLGGSGVGTPHIVINCIAIENLHHGFTDNNNPSAIKVINATAFNNNLGGSKNNFSLYRCSNAYVANAISYTTNNTSDKYVNLSGEYLVLYNSSKWYQVTSLQVMNTGSSSSRGEVISTGTTAGDFIDVTIPTVGTDFHKLWRNADGTINTNGVAIVSSSSQFGTFSTDGGVIGARFSSDNKTENIVVSVLSGGNSDNNGGETGGGETGGGETGGGETGGGEIGGGETGGTETFVYEHNFTTDALVSDFYTLKGSLSTSKGTVTYKDLTLTTCLKMESATNISFTTTSDATLKLVFNTGCNLKIAIDGTDYAISNGILEVDLSAGTHSITKKDTNVNLYYISLNNK; encoded by the coding sequence ATGAGGGCTACAAAAGAAGGGTTAAAAAAAGTTGTTGCTTTATTATTGGCAACCTCAACGGTATTTTATTCGCAAGTGAATGTAAATGCAGCAAGTAACGTAACAACGAGAAGTACAAATGAGATCATATTAAATGAATCGGGGGGATGGCTTGAATCAGCATATGTGGAATGGACACCAATATCTACGGCTAGTGGGTATAACGTATATTATAAAGCAGCAGATGCTTCAAACGCTGAATTTAAGCAACTTGATAATGATCTAATAAGACAATATTCAACCTATTGTAGAGCAGATGTTTTAGGGTTGGAAAAAGGAAATTACATAATTAAAGTAGTTCCGATTATCAATAACAGCGAAGCTACGTCATTTGCTATTTCGGAAACGATTTCAGTAGCTGAACAGGTACGTGAAGGTTTTGCATTTGCAAAGCAATCTCCAATGGGAACAGGTTCTGGTGGATATAATGATGATGGAACAGTTCCAAGCAATGCACAAATTATTTATGTAACTGCAGATACTGTAAATACAGTACAATTAGATGTTATTACAAATTCTAAGGGTAGCACAACAACTGCTACTGGCCTTGCAAACATTTTAACATTGAGACAAAAAGGATATGATAAGACACCACTTATTATCCGAATCATTGGTAAAATTGATGGAAGCGATATTACTGGACTTAATAGTAACGGATATCTTCAGGTAAAAGGTTGCTATAATGTAACGATTGAAGGTGTTGGTGAAGATGCAACTGCATATGGTTGGGGAATGTTATTAAGAGATGCTCATAATGTTGAGGTGAGAAATCTTGGTTTTATGCTTTTCCCAGATGACGGAATTTCTTTGGATACGAACAATGAAAATATATGGGTACATAATAATGATATTTTATACGGAGCTGCTGGTAGTGATGCTGACCAAGTAAAAGGAGATGGCTCTTGTGATGTAAAGGGATTTTCTAATTATGTTACAGTTTCCTATAACCACTTCTTTGATTCTGGAAAATCATCCTTATGTGGTATGAGTGACAGTAAAGAGTTTTTTGTAACGTATCATCACAATTGGTTTGATCATTCCGATTCACGCCATCCACGTATTCGTGTAGGTACCATCCACATTTATAATAATTATTTTGATGGTAATTCGAAATACGGTGTTGGTGTGACGAAAGGTTCTTCTGCATTTGTAGAAGCAAACTATTTTAGAAATTGTAAATATCCAATGCTTAGCTCACTTCAAGGTACTGATATTTATGGTGGAAGTACTGGTACTTTCTCTGGTGAAGCTGGCGGAATGATCAAAGCTTACAATAATAAGATTGAAGGTGCAACAAGACTTGTCTATGCGCAGGAAGATGCAACTCAATTTGATGCATATCTTGCTACCTCAAGAAATGAAAAAGTAACAGATACTTATAAAACTGTTAGTGGTGGAACTACATACAATAATTTTGATACAAATGCTTCTGTGATCTATGACTATACTCCAGATGCTCCAGAAAATGTAGAAGCAGAAGTAACAGCTTACGCTGGAAGAATGAATGGTGGAGATTTTAGTTGGACCTTTAATAATGCAGTGGATGATACATCTTCTGCTGTTAATGCAGAACTTATGAGTGCAATTAAAAGTTACACCTCTGATTTAAAATCCGTAGGTGGAAATTCAATCGTTGTTAGTCCAGAGGTAACTCCAACGGTAGCACCAACAGTAGCACCTACCGTAACAGTAGCACCTACTGCAACTCCAGAACCAACGACTGCGCCAACAGTAACCGTAGCTCCAACGGTCGCGCCTACCGTAACAGTAGCACCAACGAAGGCACCTGAAGTTACTGAAACTCCAGTAGTTTCCCAATCTGCAGGAGCAAAAACGAATCTATATGATATTGCGGATTCTGAATTTACGAATGTGCTATATGTTTCTCCATCCGGAACTTCTACAGCAACCGGTACTTATGATAGTCCATTGGATTTAGAAACAGCAATTGCAAATGCTTCTACCCTTGATGGTGTAGCTATTATCTTAAAAGAAGGTACTTATGTATTTGATCATCAGATTACAATAAGTGCAGATAATTCAGGTACAGCAAGTGCCTATAAAGTTTTAAAGGCAAGCAAAGGTGCAAAAGTAACGTTAGATTTTTCATCCCAAGCATATTCAAATGATACTTCACTTAATGCAAGAGGTATACAATTAAATGCGAACTATTGGTATGTTGGCGGAATTACAATTTATGGCGCTGCAGATAATGGTATGATGTTATCTGGAAGTCATAATATTATAGAAAATTGTGTATTTGATTCCAATAGAGATACAGGATTACAAATTAGTAGATCAAGTTCTTCTGTAACAGATTTTAATGATTGGCCAAGTTATAATACAATTTTAAACTGTACTTCTAAAAATAATTGCGATCCTGCTACTTATGAAAATGCAGATGGATTTGCTGCAAAATTAACTTGTGGTGAAGGCAATGTTTTTGATGGATGTTTATCTTACAACAACAGTGATGATGGTTGGGATTTATTCGCAAAAACAGAAACAGGACCAATTGGTGTTGTTACAATAAAGAATAGTATTGCTATGAGAAATGGTGTTACTGAAAATGGAACTACAAACGCAAATTGTGATGGAAACGGATTTAAACTTGGTGGTTCTGGTGTTGGAACTCCACATATAGTTATTAATTGTATTGCTATTGAAAACTTACACCATGGTTTTACAGATAATAATAATCCAAGTGCGATTAAGGTTATCAATGCTACTGCTTTTAATAATAATTTAGGCGGTTCTAAAAATAATTTCAGCTTATATCGTTGTAGCAATGCATATGTAGCAAATGCAATTTCTTACACAACAAATAATACGTCAGATAAATATGTTAATTTAAGTGGAGAGTATCTTGTTTTATACAATAGTAGTAAATGGTATCAGGTTACTTCCTTACAGGTTATGAATACCGGTTCTTCTTCCTCAAGAGGCGAAGTAATATCTACTGGTACTACAGCAGGTGATTTTATCGATGTTACGATTCCTACAGTAGGAACAGATTTCCATAAACTATGGAGAAATGCAGATGGAACTATTAATACTAATGGTGTAGCAATTGTTTCTTCTTCCAGTCAATTTGGAACATTTTCAACAGACGGTGGAGTAATCGGAGCAAGATTTTCCTCTGATAATAAAACTGAAAATATTGTTGTAAGTGTGTTATCTGGTGGAAATAGTGATAACAACGGTGGAGAAACCGGTGGTGGAGAAACTGGCGGTGGAGAGACCGGTGGTGGAGAAACCGGTGGCGGAGAAATCGGCGGTGGAGAAACTGGTGGTACTGAAACTTTCGTTTATGAACACAACTTTACTACAGATGCACTTGTTAGCGATTTCTATACATTGAAAGGTAGTTTATCAACATCAAAAGGAACTGTTACTTATAAGGATTTAACATTAACTACTTGTTTGAAAATGGAATCTGCAACAAATATTTCATTTACAACAACTTCCGATGCTACTTTAAAGCTAGTATTTAATACTGGATGTAATCTTAAAATAGCGATTGATGGAACAGATTATGCAATTAGTAATGGTATCTTAGAAGTTGATTTATCAGCAGGTACACATTCGATTACAAAGAAAGATACAAATGTGAATCTATATTATATTTCTTTAAATAATAAATAA